The following DNA comes from Winogradskyella sp. PG-2.
AATATACATAAAATTAGCGAGGTGCGACAAACAGTGGGCGTTGGTATGTAATTAGTAGAAGGGCAGCGTTTGGAAAACGCGATTCTACGTGCCGCAGGCAATTACATACCAACACTTAGATATGGTCAGTTATAATTGACTATATCCTTTGTTAAGCGAAGTTAGCTTTTAAAAATTGGATTTTCAATACGTAGAACTACGTATTTTTAATCTAAAGTGAAGCTATATTTTGCTTAGATGATTCAAACTCACCTAGCATATCCTCCACAATCTCAGCAACAGGTTTTACATCTTGGATTAAACCTGCAATTTGCCCTATCTCTAGTTCTCCATCTTCTAAATCGCCTTCAAACATACCACGTTTAGCTCTAGCTCTGCCTAAAAATTCTTTGAGTTGTTCTGGTGTTGGTGCCGTTTTATAAAGTTCTTGTAACTCGTTGTAGAAATTGTTTTTAATAAGTCTAACCGGAGCTAGCTCTTTTAGCGTGAGTTGTGTATCCCCTTCTTTAGCATCAACGACCACTTGCTTAAAGGCTTGGTGCGCAGAAGATTCTTCACTGGCTACAAATCGGCTACCAACTTGTACTCCATCGGCTCCTAATACCATACAAGCCAACATGGCTTTACCAGTAGCAATGCCTCCTGCTGCTATTAATGGAATTTGTAATTGTTCTTTTACCATTGGAATCAACGTTAAGGTTGTGGTTTCGTCACGTCCATTATGTCCTCCGGCTTCAAAGCCTTCAGCTACAATAGCGTCAACTCCTGCATCTTGTGCTTTTAAAGCAAACTTTACACTGCTTACCACATGCACTACTGTAATACCTTTTTCTTGTAACCATTTGGTCCAGGTCTTTGGATTTCCGGCAGAAGTAAAAACAATCTTCACTCCTTCCTCTACTATAATATCCATTATCTCAGTGATGTTAGGATACAGCATGGGCACATTGACTCCAAAAGGTTGGTCGGTTGCTGCCTTGCATTTTTGAATATGCTCTCGCAACACATCTGGATACATTGAACCTGCACCTATTAGACCTAAGATTCCTGAGTTACTCGCTGCTGAGGCAAGTCTCCAGCCACTATTCCAAATCATACCTGCTTGAATAATTGGGTGTTTTATATTAAAAAGATCTGTGATTCTATTCGCCATTTATTGCTTAATAAATTTAAAAGTTTTTGAACGTGTATCTGTTGATAGCTTCATAATGTAAATGCCTGTTGAGAAACGAGATACTTGTATTGGTTTAGAATTTTCAAACAGAATTTGCTTTAACACCTCTTTTCCCAGTTGATTATATATAGAAAGCTCAACCTCACTTGTGAAAGAAGGGATTCTAAAACTCAATTCGTTTTGTACAGGATTGGGATAGAAACTAAAGTCTTCAATCAATGATTCATCAAGAGATAATGCGATGCTTCGTGCTAGATCTAAATCGGGTATTCCATAGCCTAATAAATCATCTGGATTGTTAAATTGTGAAGCCGATTGCCGTACATAATCCATGACCTCGGTTGGAGATGCATTTGGTATGGCTTGCCATAAGGATGCTATACCACCACAAAGAATTGGACCACTAAATGAGGTGCCATTGTTTTGAGTGATACTATTATTTTGATCTATAACATATGCTGAACCACCACGAGCTACAACATCGGGTTTCTGATAACCTACTTGTGCTGTACCACCTTGCGAACTAAATGCCACATAATTACCATTGGCATCAACCGCTCCAACAGATAACACATCTGGTGAATCTGCTGGTGCACCTACAGTTTGCCATGTTGTTGCACCAGAATTGCCTGCACTGACTACAACCAATATGCCTTTTTCTACTGCGATAGACGCACCTTTTGTTATAAATGCCGTTTGACCATCCATATCTGCAGGCGTGTAATTATGACTCGCATTATCAAAGACACGATAACCGAGCGAAGTATTAATCATATCGACACCCAAACTATCAGCGCGTTCTGCCGCTTCTACCCAATAACTTTCTTCTGCAGGTGTTTCACTGCCAGCATCTTCTGTTAAAAATAAGTAATAGGAGGCATCTGGTGCTGTACCAACAAATTCGTCTTGTACAAAACCTGCCATATCACTCAATACTCTTGTGCCATGAGAACTTGCTGCACTTGCATATACATCTGCATCTCTGTTTACAAAGTCATAACCATCTAGCAAATCTCCATTATCTCTAAGTCTTTGAAACGCTCCCATAGTATTCACATTTGGGAAACCAGAATCCATTACTGCAATGGTAATGCCTTCTCCCGTAAAATCTGCAACATGCAAATTATCTACATTAATCATTTCTACTTGGTTCTGCGTATCACCATAAGTGAATACCACATTATCATCTTCAACTTCAGTTTTATCTTGTATCACCTCAGAACGTCCTGCAACATCTAAACTATTATTTGCAAAGTCAATAGTAGCAACATAACCTAAGGCACTTAATGCATTGATATCCGTTTCAAGCCCGCGAACATATACTGCGTTAAACCATTTTGATTTTGCAAGTACAGTAATTCCCGTTTGTGTTTTTAAGTCTGTAATATACGTTTCGTTTACAGGCACATCGCGAGCATCTATAACGATATTGTGATTTTGTTTTCTGTCAATAGCCTTCTGAGTAAGTATGGAAATTGGATTTGTCAAGGCAGCAGATACGTTTGGTTTATCTGTGAGATAAATCCATGCATCTTCTTGAGCGTAGCTGTTTATTGAAATAAGGAGCAATAAAAGCATGATTAATTTTCTAAACATGGCTTTTTCTTTTTATTGCAATTTAAGAAATAACTCCTGAACCTACCAATTCGTCTTTTAGATACCAAGCCACAAACTGACCTTCGGTAATTGCAGACTGTTTATTTTCAAACTCAACATATAAGCCATTAGCCACTTTATGAAGTGTCGCTTTTTCGAGTTGCTGTCTATATCTAATTCTAGCCATTACTGATAGAGTTTCACCTTCAGCTATAACCAAGTCTTCTCTTATCCAATGTAATTCTTCATTGGCTACAAATAAGACATTTCTATATAAACCAGGATGGTTTTTCCCTTGACCAGTATAAATGATATTATCTTCCACGTCTGTTTCTATAACAAATAAGGGTTCTACTGTACCACCAACTCCTAAACCTTTGCGTTGCCCTTTGGTAAAATAATGTGCTCCTTGATGTTGGCCTACTATCTTTCCATCAGATAATTTATAAACAGGCTTCTGAGATAAAAATGCCAATTCACTTTCTTTAGAATCGAACTTTGGAATTGCTTTACTGTAAGTTTCAAATGATGCATCAACCTCAACAATATCACCTGCTTTAGGTTTTAATTGTTGTTGAAGAAATTCTGGAAGCCTCACCTTACCTATAAAACACAAGCCTTGAGAATCTTTCTTTTCGGCAGTAATTAAATCTTGAGTCTTTGCAATTTCTCTAACTTCTGGTTTGGTTAACTCGCCAATAGGAAATAATGCTTTTGCTAATTGTGCTTGCGACAACTGACATAAAAAATACGACTGGTCTTTGTTATTGTCTGCACCTGCAAGTAACTGATGAATAGCTTTACCATCTTTTTCGATAGTCCCTTTTTTACAATAGTGACCAGTAGCAACATAATCTGCACCTAGTTCTAAAGCGATATCCATAAAGACATCGAACTTTATTTCGCGATTACATAATACATCTGGATTTGGTGTACGTCCTTTTTCATATTCATTAAACATATAGTCTACAATACGTTCTTTATACTGTACACTTAGATCTACAGTTTGAAAAGGGATACCTAATTTATCGGCTACAAGCATAGCATCATTACTATCTTCTAACCAAGGACATTCATCTGAAATAGTCACTGAATCATCGTGCCAATTTTTCATAAATAAGCCTATAACCTCGTAACCTTGCTCTTTTAAAAGATAGGCTGCAACACTAGAATCTACACCACCAGAAAGTCCTACTATGACACGTTTCACTTGCTATTAATCTTATATAGGTTTGTTCGAAAAACTTCGACAAAATTACAAAATAAAAAAGGCAATCGTATTAGGATTGCCATATCTAAATTCTATTGAATATATAGCTTAAAACTATTCGTATTTCTTTATTACTTTATTAATGGTATGATCTATTTCTTTAGACAACTTTCCGTTTTTATAATACTTCCAAACTTCTTTCTTTTGGTCCTTTATATAATAACCTTCTGATGTAATATTACCGCTTAAATCGTAGTTTATGGATTTACCATGTAATTCATTATCAAGATAAGTCGCTAACCTTAATAAGACTTTCGCTTCTGAAAACCATTTGGCTTCTCCATTTAACTTTCCGTTTTTATAAAATGCCTTTTCCCCAACAAGACCATTTTTATAATAGACAAAACGTTCTCCTTCTAACAATCCATTTTCATTATAGTTTTCCACAATCATCTTAGCTGTTGAATTTTTATGATAGAAAATCCATTGTCCGATATATTGTCTACCATTCATCTTACCCTCACTAATTACTTTTTTGTTTGAAGCATAAAAAGTGACATCTGCTAAACTATCTTTCTTATTAAAAACCTTAACCGCACTTAAAACACTCTTTCCTTTTGATAAAGTATAGTACTTAAATGAATCAATTTCTTTACCATGACTAAATACTCCTTCGTATCTCTTCTGATCGGTCTTATGATAGTTTTTTGTCCATAAACCGTGACGTTTGCCGTCTTTATCGAACTTATTAACTGATTTTTGAGCAAAAGCAGTTGTTAAAATTATTGTAAAAAATAAGGTCAAAAATATTTTTTGTTTAATCATTTTGTAATATTGTTAAACAAACAAGGCGTTTGTATATGATGAACAACTTTTAAAAACTCAAAAAAATGAAAATTATTTCAAAAACATTCAAATTACTTACAGTATTTCTATTGGTGATAGGTATGACTGCATGTAGTAGTGATGATGACAACACTACTCCACCTCCAACTACAACTACAATTGTAGATTTAGCACTGGCAACAAATGACTTAAGTACTCTAGTAACTGCATTAACTTTAGCAGATGGAGATTTAGTAACAGTATTAAGCGGAAATGGTCCTTTTACAGTTTTAGCACCAACAAACGCCGCGTTTGATACTTTTTTAGCGGCAAATAACTTTGGCTCTATACAAGATGTACCAACAGATGTGTTATCACAAATTCTTTTAAACCATGTAATTTCTGGTGAAGTAACATCTACTGCACTTGCAGGATTAGGATCTGGTTACACAAGTACGAGTGCAACTGGTGCTGGTGGAAATAATATTAGCTTATTATTTGATACTTCTAATGGTGTTAGATTTAACAACACAGCTTCTGTAGTTAACGGTGGTGCTGATGTTGACGCTGACAATGGTGTGGTTCATATAATCGATGCTGTTTTAGGATTACCAGATGTGGTAGATCATGCTATTAATAATGGTGGTTTTACAGCATTAACTGGTGCATTGACATCAGAAAATTTAGTAACAACATTACAAGGTGATGGTCCTTTTACAGTATTAGCTCCTACAGATACTGCTTTTGGTAATTTTACAAATCCAAATTCAAATGGTTTAGCTAACATACTTTTAAATCATGTATTAGGTGGAGTTATTTTATCTACTGACCTGGTAAATGCTGGATCTGGATATGCTTATA
Coding sequences within:
- a CDS encoding fasciclin domain-containing protein, whose product is MKIISKTFKLLTVFLLVIGMTACSSDDDNTTPPPTTTTIVDLALATNDLSTLVTALTLADGDLVTVLSGNGPFTVLAPTNAAFDTFLAANNFGSIQDVPTDVLSQILLNHVISGEVTSTALAGLGSGYTSTSATGAGGNNISLLFDTSNGVRFNNTASVVNGGADVDADNGVVHIIDAVLGLPDVVDHAINNGGFTALTGALTSENLVTTLQGDGPFTVLAPTDTAFGNFTNPNSNGLANILLNHVLGGVILSTDLVNAGSGYAYTSASGPNDTDLSIYYDTAGGVVFNGAAEVAVADIVGTNGIIHVVDNVIDLPTIATFATTNPALSSLVSALQYADTGAPTVPWIGTVSDVTAGPFTVFAPTNDAFGNVLTELSLSGFGEGTGELNAATTDAVLLNHVVSGNIQSSGLPNGTVTTLGGNITADNTAFTLTDGNSRVSNIVTSLVDIQGINGVVHVIDTVILPAE
- a CDS encoding S8 family serine peptidase; the protein is MFRKLIMLLLLLISINSYAQEDAWIYLTDKPNVSAALTNPISILTQKAIDRKQNHNIVIDARDVPVNETYITDLKTQTGITVLAKSKWFNAVYVRGLETDINALSALGYVATIDFANNSLDVAGRSEVIQDKTEVEDDNVVFTYGDTQNQVEMINVDNLHVADFTGEGITIAVMDSGFPNVNTMGAFQRLRDNGDLLDGYDFVNRDADVYASAASSHGTRVLSDMAGFVQDEFVGTAPDASYYLFLTEDAGSETPAEESYWVEAAERADSLGVDMINTSLGYRVFDNASHNYTPADMDGQTAFITKGASIAVEKGILVVVSAGNSGATTWQTVGAPADSPDVLSVGAVDANGNYVAFSSQGGTAQVGYQKPDVVARGGSAYVIDQNNSITQNNGTSFSGPILCGGIASLWQAIPNASPTEVMDYVRQSASQFNNPDDLLGYGIPDLDLARSIALSLDESLIEDFSFYPNPVQNELSFRIPSFTSEVELSIYNQLGKEVLKQILFENSKPIQVSRFSTGIYIMKLSTDTRSKTFKFIKQ
- a CDS encoding NAD(P)H-dependent flavin oxidoreductase yields the protein MANRITDLFNIKHPIIQAGMIWNSGWRLASAASNSGILGLIGAGSMYPDVLREHIQKCKAATDQPFGVNVPMLYPNITEIMDIIVEEGVKIVFTSAGNPKTWTKWLQEKGITVVHVVSSVKFALKAQDAGVDAIVAEGFEAGGHNGRDETTTLTLIPMVKEQLQIPLIAAGGIATGKAMLACMVLGADGVQVGSRFVASEESSAHQAFKQVVVDAKEGDTQLTLKELAPVRLIKNNFYNELQELYKTAPTPEQLKEFLGRARAKRGMFEGDLEDGELEIGQIAGLIQDVKPVAEIVEDMLGEFESSKQNIASL
- a CDS encoding toxin-antitoxin system YwqK family antitoxin, producing MIKQKIFLTLFFTIILTTAFAQKSVNKFDKDGKRHGLWTKNYHKTDQKRYEGVFSHGKEIDSFKYYTLSKGKSVLSAVKVFNKKDSLADVTFYASNKKVISEGKMNGRQYIGQWIFYHKNSTAKMIVENYNENGLLEGERFVYYKNGLVGEKAFYKNGKLNGEAKWFSEAKVLLRLATYLDNELHGKSINYDLSGNITSEGYYIKDQKKEVWKYYKNGKLSKEIDHTINKVIKKYE
- the mnmA gene encoding tRNA 2-thiouridine(34) synthase MnmA → MKRVIVGLSGGVDSSVAAYLLKEQGYEVIGLFMKNWHDDSVTISDECPWLEDSNDAMLVADKLGIPFQTVDLSVQYKERIVDYMFNEYEKGRTPNPDVLCNREIKFDVFMDIALELGADYVATGHYCKKGTIEKDGKAIHQLLAGADNNKDQSYFLCQLSQAQLAKALFPIGELTKPEVREIAKTQDLITAEKKDSQGLCFIGKVRLPEFLQQQLKPKAGDIVEVDASFETYSKAIPKFDSKESELAFLSQKPVYKLSDGKIVGQHQGAHYFTKGQRKGLGVGGTVEPLFVIETDVEDNIIYTGQGKNHPGLYRNVLFVANEELHWIREDLVIAEGETLSVMARIRYRQQLEKATLHKVANGLYVEFENKQSAITEGQFVAWYLKDELVGSGVIS